One Epidermidibacterium keratini DNA segment encodes these proteins:
- a CDS encoding nitronate monooxygenase → MQTEVGTMAFDFASLEVPVVAAPMAGGPSTPELVAAVSAAGGFGFLAAGYLTPEAMAQAIDRTRSLTEAPFGINVFTPQRRATGLGDDIEEYAESLRDVAARYGVEPGEPTFNDDHFEAKIDYLVDNPVPVVSFTFGAVESGVVRRLREAGALVGFTVTSADEARRADDLGADFLIAQGAPAGGHRGVWSETEEPNVSTAAMVVASVRAVSDLPVIGAGAVVDADGVHSLLAAGCVAVAIGTLFVAADESGASEVQKDAYTSGQFGSTTVTRAFSGRYARGLDNDFIRKFSDAAPAAYPDLHYITSPIRKAATAAGDPQAMGIWAGEGFAAAVRRPAADIVAALDPR, encoded by the coding sequence ATGCAGACGGAGGTTGGCACCATGGCGTTTGACTTTGCCTCGCTCGAGGTGCCGGTCGTTGCCGCACCGATGGCCGGAGGCCCGTCCACCCCTGAGCTCGTCGCAGCCGTGTCGGCGGCCGGCGGGTTCGGCTTCCTTGCCGCCGGCTACCTCACTCCTGAGGCGATGGCGCAGGCGATCGACCGCACTCGTTCGCTGACCGAGGCGCCTTTTGGCATCAACGTCTTCACCCCGCAGCGCCGGGCGACTGGCCTCGGTGACGACATCGAGGAGTACGCCGAGTCGCTGCGCGACGTCGCTGCGCGCTACGGCGTCGAGCCCGGCGAGCCGACGTTCAACGACGACCACTTCGAGGCCAAGATCGACTATCTCGTCGACAACCCGGTCCCGGTCGTGAGCTTTACCTTCGGCGCAGTCGAGTCCGGCGTCGTACGCCGCCTGCGCGAGGCCGGGGCATTGGTCGGCTTCACCGTGACGTCGGCCGACGAGGCACGCCGTGCTGACGATCTCGGGGCCGACTTCCTGATCGCGCAGGGCGCGCCTGCCGGCGGGCATCGCGGCGTCTGGAGTGAGACCGAGGAACCCAACGTGAGCACGGCGGCGATGGTCGTCGCCTCCGTCCGCGCGGTCAGTGACCTCCCGGTCATCGGCGCAGGCGCCGTCGTGGACGCTGACGGCGTACACTCCCTTCTCGCCGCCGGCTGCGTCGCGGTCGCCATTGGCACGCTGTTCGTGGCCGCCGACGAAAGCGGCGCGAGCGAGGTCCAGAAGGACGCCTACACCAGCGGGCAGTTCGGATCGACGACCGTCACGCGCGCCTTCAGCGGCCGGTATGCCCGCGGGCTGGACAACGACTTCATCCGCAAGTTCTCCGATGCCGCTCCCGCGGCGTACCCGGATCTGCACTACATCACCTCGCCGATCCGCAAGGCCGCGACCGCCGCCGGCGACCCGCAGGCGATGGGCATCTGGGCCGGCGAAGGATTTGCGGCCGCCGTACGCCGCCCGGCCGCCGACATCGTCGCCGCCCTCGACCCCCGCTAG